One window from the genome of Drosophila albomicans strain 15112-1751.03 chromosome 2L, ASM965048v2, whole genome shotgun sequence encodes:
- the LOC117565041 gene encoding oxygen-dependent coproporphyrinogen-III oxidase gives MNALRHTISLLSLSSFQLGRRMRSQHFRGFLLGTGLGLSTFATVTYAQAEAAKVNRKLNTSKFMAEPITDANTLLEDADENMRHRMELMIMEIQAEFCRALESEEFSGQKFKVDRWMRKEGGGGVTCVLQDGDVFEKAGVNVSVVTGSLPPAAVQQMRARGKALTENVKLPFFASGVSAVIHPRNPHVPTIHFNYRYFEVQLPDGSKQWWFGGGTDLTPYYLDEADARHFHKTLKAACDEHDVSYYPKFKKWCDDYFHIKHRNESRGIGGIFFDDIDEPSQQEAFNFVKSCAKAVTPSYLPLVQKHKNAAYGDKERQWQLLRRGRYVEFNLIYDRGTKFGLYTPGARYESILMSLPLHARWEYMHEPQAKSKENALLQVLQNPKEWV, from the coding sequence atgaacgCTTTGCGGCACACAATATCGCTGCTCTCGCTGAGCAGCTTCCAGCTGGGCAGGCGCATGAGGAGTCAGCATTTTCGGGGCTTTTTGCTTGGCACCGGACTAGGCCTCTCGACCTTTGCAACGGTCACGTACGCACAAGCAGAGGCCGCAAAGGTCAATCGCAAGTTAAACACATCCAAATTCATGGCCGAACCTATTACTGATGCCAACACGCTGCTCGAGGATGCGGATGAGAATATGCGACATCGCATGGAACTAATGATAATGGAGATTCAAGCGGAATTCTGCCGTGCCCTGGAATCTGAAGAGTTCAGCGGCCAGAAATTCAAAGTGGATCGCTGGATGCGCAAAGAGGGTGGCGGTGGTGTCACCTGTGTGCTTCAGGATGGCGATGTTTTCGAGAAAGCGGGCGTCAATGTCTCTGTGGTCACAGGAAGCCTGCCACCTGCTGCAGTGCAGCAGATGCGTGCCCGAGGCAAGGCGTTGACGGAGAACGTGAAGCTGCCCTTCTTTGCCAGCGGTGTCAGCGCTGTGATCCATCCACGTAATCCTCATGTGCCCACGATACACTTTAACTATCGCTACTTTGAGGTGCAGTTGCCCGATGGCAGCAAACAATGGTGGTTTGGCGGTGGCACCGATCTAACACCTTATTATCTGGACGAAGCGGATGCGCGTCACTTTCACAAGACTCTGAAGGCGGCCTGCGATGAACACGATGTCAGCTATTATCCCAAGTTCAAGAAATGGTGCGATGATTACTTTCACATCAAGCATCGCAATGAAAGTCGCGGCATTGGCGGCATCTTCTTCGATGACATCGACGAACCCAGCCAACAGGAAGCCTTCAACTTTGTGAAGAGCTGTGCGAAAGCGGTGACGCCTTCGTATTTGCCCCTGGTCCAGAAGCACAAGAATGCAGCCTATGGCGACAAGGAGCGGCAATGGCAATTGCTGCGACGCGGTCGCTATGTGGAGTTCAACTTGATCTATGATCGGGGCACAAAGTTTGGCCTTTATACGCCTGGAGCACGCTACGAGAGCATCCTCATGTCTTTGCCCCTGCACGCCAGGTGGGAATATATGCATGAACCACAGGCCAAGTCCAAGGAGAACGCCTTGCTGCAAGTGCTGCAAAATCCCAAGGAGTGGGTCTAA